In Papaver somniferum cultivar HN1 chromosome 1, ASM357369v1, whole genome shotgun sequence, a genomic segment contains:
- the LOC113322331 gene encoding isoflavone reductase homolog, with protein MEEKLGENKSKVLVVGGTGYIGKRIVKESLKQGHPTYVLRRPEIGLDIDKLQMLMSFKKKGARLIDGSFSDHQSLVRAVKQVDVVICAISGVHFRSHNILLQLKLVDAIKEAGNVKRFLPSEFGMDPAQMGHALEPGRVTFDEKMTVRKAIHEAGIPFTYVSANCFGGYFVGNLSQMGSLTPPMDHKVSLYGDGNVKAIFLDEDDIATYTIKTIDDPRTLNKTLYLRPPQNILSQRELVGIWEKLIDKELIKTSITEEDFLASMKGMDFAGQVGVGHFYHIFYEGCLTNFEVELEASSLYPEVEYTRVVEYLIRYM; from the exons ATGGAGGAAAAACTAGGTGAAAACAAGAGCAAGGTTCTTGTAGTCGGAGGAACAGGATATATTGGCAAGAGAATTGTGAAGGAGAGTTTGAAACAAGGTCATCCAACTTATGTACTTCGGAGACCAGAGATCGGACTCGATATCGATAAGCTTCAGATGCTAATGTCTTTCAAGAAAAAAGGTGCTCGACTCATTGATGGTTCTTTTTCTGATCATCAAAGCCTTGTTCGTGCTGTTAAACAAGTCGATGTGGTGATTTGTGCAATCTCTGGGGTGCATTTTCGGTCTCATAATATACTCTTACAGCTGAAGCTGGTTGATGCGATCAAAGAAGCAGGGAATGTTAAG CGGTTTCTGCCATCAGAGTTTGGAATGGATCCAGCACAAATGGGACACGCATTGGAACCAGGAAGAGTAACATTCGATGAGAAAATGACAGTGCGGAAGGCCATCCATGAAGCTGGAATCCCTTTCACATATGTCTCTGCCAACTGCTTTGGTGGTTACTTCGTCGGTAACCTTTCTCAAATGGGTTCACTAACCCCTCCCATGGATCATAAGGTCTCCTTGTATGGAGACGGGAACGTAAAAG CCATTTTCTTGGACGAGGATGACATTGCGACATACACCATTAAGACGATAGATGACCCGCGTACCCTAAACAAGACTTTATATTTGAGGCCGCCACAGAACATCCTGTCTCAGAGAGAGTTGGTTGGCATATGGGAAAAACTCATTGATAAGGAACTAATCAAGACTAGCATCACAGAAGAAGACTTCTTAGCTAGCATGAAAG GAATGGATTTTGCTGGACAAGTTGGAGTAGGTCATTTCTACCACATTTTCTATGAAGGGTGCTTAACCAACTTTGAGGTTGAACTAGAAGCTTCAAGTTTATATCCAGAGGTTGAATACACACGAGTCGTTGAATACCTTATACGTTATATGTAA
- the LOC113322341 gene encoding growth-regulating factor 5-like, whose protein sequence is MFEMSRGGIGVGGGGGRDPVAAIFTVSQWKELQHQALIFKYLLSGHQVPPELLLPIHNSSFYFDSTSSSSPSNFFLTSATATAPMEGYYASSYYGKKMDPEPGRCRRTDGKKWRCAKDAFPESKYCERHMRKRKNNNAGSRKPVEIHTSLSSMPTTPSLSRISALTSLSTGGGSGMTTANNGGSFFPLLSMGNNNDQRYSYATKSQTTENGFFLNTSQSAKSFGMQSSLDNTYGSILPQASLVSPSKLRNGSLSLSDYPQALTLQNLRYATSTTNQPKQPARQQYWSFDSESASRDTMKHDNQSLQVQSSYEDWPNKTRDYWLDQNDNSDHSPFSTTTQLSMSMPVASFGSSAASSHSPN, encoded by the exons ATGTTTGAAATGAGTAGAGGAGGGATTGGAGTTGGAGGAGGTGGAGGAAGAGATCCAGTTGCAGCAATATTTACAGTTTCACAATGGAAAGAACTGCAACATCAAGCTCTTATCTTTAAGTATTTATTGTCTGGTCATCAAGTTCCACCTGAACTTCTACTTCCTATTCATAATAGTAGCTTCTATTTtgattcaacttcttcttcttcgcctTCTAATTTCTTTCTCACTTCTGCTACTGCTACTGCTCCCA TGGAAGGATATTATGCATCATCATATTATGGGAAAAAGATGGATCCAGAACCAGGGAGATGTAGGAGAACAGATGGTAAGAAATGGAGGTGTGCAAAAGATGCATTCCCTGAGTCTAAATACTGCGAACGGCACATGCGGAAACGCAAGAACAACAACGCCGGTTCAAGAAAGCCTGTGGAAATCCATACTAGTCTCTCTTCAATGCCTACTACGCCTTCATTGTCAAGGATTTCAGCTTTGACATCACTCAGTACTGGCGGTGGGAGCGGGATGACAACTGCAAACAATGGTGGAAGTTTCTTTCCTTTGCTTTCGATGGGTAATAACAATGACCAAAG GTATTCATATGCAACAAAATCGCAGACGACTGAGAATGGTTTCTTCTTAAACACTTCTCAAAGTGCGAAGAGTTTTGGAATGCAGTCATCTCTAGACAACACATATGGTTCAATTTTACCTCAAGCCTCATTAGTCTCTCCGTCAAAGCTGAGAAATGGCTCGCTGTCCCTGAGTGACTACCCGCAGGCACTCACACTGCAAAATCTAAGGTATGCGACCAGCACCACCAATCAGCCGAAACAACCTGCTCGACAACAGTACTGGTCCTTTGATTCTGAATCAGCCTCACGAGATACCATGAAACACGATAATCAATCTCTTCAAGTTCAATCCTCCTACGAGGATTGGCCTAATAAAACCAGAGACTATTGGTTAGATCAAAATGACAACTCTGACCACAGTCCATTCTCCACCACGACGCAGCTTTCAATGTCTATGCCAGTTGCTTCCTTTGGCTCCTCCGCAGCCAGCTCTCATTCCCCCAACTG A